In Oncorhynchus masou masou isolate Uvic2021 unplaced genomic scaffold, UVic_Omas_1.1 unplaced_scaffold_704, whole genome shotgun sequence, the following are encoded in one genomic region:
- the LOC135537046 gene encoding GTPase IMAP family member 6-like, whose translation MSRGLRGQLQTLLKQQEGEQQQQEVQQQEELQQEEQQEKEQQEKEQQETGVAHLRIVLLGPVGAGKSATGNTILGREAFKVDSSPESVTKACEKQSREANGRKIEVLDTPGLGEDRRSEIARCIMDKTVPGPHVFLLVIRLGVRLTEDERNTVKWIQQTVGQDASDYTMILVTCADSLRENTVDDYVKQNQNLQTLIASCGGRYHSFNNEDRDAHNQVTELLEKIEEMVEVNKVGHYTNEMDQNAQSDITAQKIKSRPTPHRPLTTGKPTTTGNPPTTGNPPTTGNPPTTGNPPTTGNPPTTGNPPTTGNPPTTGKPPTTGNPPTTGKPPPQPTTGNPPTTGNPPTTGNPPTTGNPPTTGKPPTTGNPPTTGNPPTQATTTGNCTSEWSLLFG comes from the exons ATGTCCAGAGGATTAAGAGGACAGCTTCAGACACTACTGAAACAGCAGGAgggggagcagcagcagcaggaggtgcagcagcaggaggagtTGCAGCAGGAGGAGCAG CAGGAgaaggagcagcaggagaaggagCAGCAGGA gactggagttgccc ATCTGAGGATTGTTCTGCTTGGTCCAGTTGGAGCAGGGAAGAGTGCCACAGGAAATACCATCCTTGGGAGAGAGGCCTTTAAAGTGGACTCATCTCCTGAGTCAGTCACCAAGGCATGCGAGAAACAGAGTAGGGAGGCAAATGGGAGGAAGATTGAAGTGTTGGACACCCCAGGACTCGGCGAGGACAGGAGAAGCGAGATAGCCAGATGCATCATGGACAAGACAGTCCCGGGTCCCCATGTGTTCCTGCTGGTGATTCGGCTGGGGGTAAGGTtgacagaggacgagaggaacACTGTGAAGTGGATCCAGCAGACCGTCGGACAAGATGCCTCAGACTACACCATGATATTAGTCACCTGTGCAGATTCACTCAGAGAAAACACAGTGGATGACTACGTGAAACAGAACCAAAACCTACAGACACTCATCGCCAGCTGTGGAGGCAGATATCACTCATTTAATAATGAGGATAGGGACGCCCACAATCAGGTCACAGAGCTGCTGGAGAAGATAgaagagatggtggaggtgaATAAAGTGGGGCACTACACCAACGAGATGGACCAGAACGCTCAGAGTGACATCACAGCCCAGAAGATAAAGAGCAG GCCGACCCCTCACAGGCCGCTCACCACAGGCAAACCGACCACCACAGGCAACCCGCCCACCACAGGCAACCCGCCCACCACAGGCAACCCGCCCACCACAGGCAACCCGCCCACCACAGGCAACCCGCCCACCACAGGCAACCCGCCCACCACAGGCAACCCGCCCACCACAGGCAAACCGCCCACCACAGGCAACCCGCCCACCACAGGCAAACCCCCACCACAGCCCACCACAGGCAACCCGCCCACCACAGGCAACCCGCCCACCACAGGCAACCCGCCCACCACAGGCAACCCGCCCACCACAGGCAAACCGCCCACCACAGGCAACCCGCCCACCACAGGCAACCCGCCCACCCAGGCAACCACCACAGGCAACTGCACCTCTGAGTGGTCTTTGCTGTTTGGTTGA